GGCCCCCAGTCCGAGGCCAGGTCCACGGAAACCCGACCCAGGGCGCAGGTGGGGGAAAGATGGGCCTGCCAGGCGATGGGGTCTGGAGGGGTGGCTCCCCAGGACCAGAGTTCGGCGGCTCCATCCTTCACGTGCAGGGCCTCCTGCAAACCCAGCCAATGCTGGCCTAGCTGGCCCTCAGGGAGTGGTTTCCTGGGCAGACCCGCCTCGTCGCAGGCCAGCTCAAAGGTCGCTGCGCCCACCCAAGGAAAGGGATGGCGTCGAAGGGCCCCCTCGAGCGCCTCCCAGGGGGACTCTGGTTGGGGTTTCCCGTTCAGGGTGGTGGTCCAGGTTTCACCTGTCCAGGTGGTCTTTAATGCCATCCCGGGGAGCCCAAGCAGGCCCTCGCCGGTATCACCGGTGTGCAGCCATGCCGCACCGGAGCGCAGCAGGCCCTGGGCGCAGGCGGGCCAGGGGGCCGGAAGGGGGAAGGGCAGGCGATGCCTGGGCGCAAGGTCCATCCGCCCATGATCCCATTGGATCGGAATTTAAGCTCAAGGGACTAAAGATGAAAAAGTTGGCGCTACAAGATTGTTATCTTGTGACAAATAATGAACAAAAAATGATCTTTTCTTTTTTTTGATTTCCACTAGTCTCTTTGCCCAGGAGGAACTCCTATGCCTTCAGTGGATATCAGCTCACAGACCGGAAAGGATTTCGCGGGAGATGCGTTAATCGTTCCCGTGTTCTCGGGTCGTGAACGCCATCGCCTGCCTCTTGCCATCAGCAAGGTGGCGCGTCAAGTGATGGATGAGGAAGATTTCAAGGCGGACTATCTTGAAGTTGTGCCGCTCCATCATCCAAACGGTGTGAAGGAAAGCCGTTGGATGGTGCTGGTGGGCCTCGGCGACGAGGAGAAGGTGACGCTTAATAAGATCCGCAAAGCGGTGGGCACGGCGGGCCGCTTCTGCCTCAAGAAGAAGTGGAAGAAGATCGGCGTGCTCTCGCCCTCCACCTCCAACCTGGACCACGACGCGGTGCAGGTGGCGGTGACGGAAGGGGCTCTGCTCGGCAACTACGATTTCGTGGCATTCAAGGGTGGAAAACCAGAAGCCAAGCAATTCACTTCCATCGACATCTTCACCAATGGGGATGACACTCGCAAGGCGCGTCGCAAGCTGCCCATTGTCGAGGCTGGCGTGGCTGCCTGCCATCGCGTCCGCGATCTCGCCAACACCCCTGCAGGTGATCTCTATCCGGAAGTCTTCGCCGAAACAGCCGTGAAATTGGCCAAGCAGCACAAACTCCACTGCGAGGTGCTGGATGTGCCTGCCCTTGAAAAGGGCGGATTCCGCTCGGTGCTGGCCGTGGGCCAGGGCAGTGCCCGACCGCCTCGGGTGGTCAAGCTGGAATACAAGCCCAAGGAGAAGCCCAAGAAGCATGTCGTCCTCGTCGGCAAGGGTGTCTGCTTCGATTCGGGCGGGCTCTCCCTCAAGGATGCCTCCGGCATGGAGACGATGAAGGACGACATGACGGGTGCCGCCATCGTGCTGGCGACCCTGGTGGCCTGCGCGCAGCTGGAAGTGCCGGTCCAGGTGACGGGTCTCCTGGGCCTGGTGGAAAACATGCCGTCAGGTTCCAGCTACAAGCCCGGCGACGTGCTGCGCAGCCGCAGCGGCAAGACCATCGAGGTGCTGAACACCGATGCCGAGGGCCGGTTGGTGCTGGCGGACCTCCTCCACTATGCCAGCGAGATGGGGGCTGACCACGTGGTGGATCTGGCCACCCTCACTGGGGCTGCGCTCGTGGCCATGGGGGATGGTGTCTCCGCGGTGATGGGCACCGACCAGAAGCTGGTGGACCGGCTTCTGGATGCGGGTGGTTCTGTGGGCGAGTATCTCTGGCAGCTGCCGCTGGTGGAGGAGTACGCCGACCAGCTCAAGAGCCCTCTGGCTGATCTGAAAAACATCACGGGCATCCGCTGGGGCGGCACCATCACCGCCGGGCTGTTCCTGCGGGAATTTGTGGATCACGCCTCCTGGGCCCACATTGACTTGTCCGGCAGCTGGTCCGGGAAGGAGCGGGACTACCGCACCCACGGAGGCAGCGGCGAGGGGCCCCGCTTCCTGCTCGAATGGCTCATGGACTGACGGTTCCCTCCATCGGGGGCGGAGAGGGGGGACTTGTTCCCCCCTTTTTTTCAAATAGATGGAGATGTCCCTCTTGACCGCGAGGCCAGGATGGGGATTTATTGAGGACTGCCCTCACGTCACCCAAGCCCCCCCACCCCCCGGAGTTCCCATGGAAGCGATGGAAACCCTCACCAAGGCTGACCTCTCCCGCCACCTCATGGAGCGCCTTGAACTGGGTAAGAAGGATGCTGATCTCCTGGTGAATACCTTCCTGGAGGCCATCATCGAATCCCTCAAGACCGGCGAAGGGGTGGAGCTGCGCGGCTTCGGCAGCTTCCGCCTCCGGGACCGGCGGGCCCGTCAGGGGCGCAATCCCCGCAGTGGCGAGAGCATCCAGGTGCCGCCTAAGCGGGTGGTCTACTTCAAGCTGGGCAAGGAGCTTCGCAGCAAGCTCATCGATGACTGAACCCCGGGTCTGAACCCTCGACATCGACAAGGAGTCTCCATGCGCCTTTCCAAACTGTTCGTCTCCCTGATGGCAGTAGTGGCCCTTGCGGCCCCTGCCTTTGCGCAGAAGAAACTCTCCAAGGAGGAGAAAGCCAAACTTCCGCGCATCGCCATCCTCGAATTCAAGGCCGCCCCAGATGCCTGGCACGGCTGGCATCACGGCGGCTGGGGCAACCAGATGAGCACCATCTCCAACCAGCTGCGTGACCTCTTCACCACCGAGATTGTGGAGAAGGGCAAGAACAAGATCCGCGTCGTGGAGCGGGAGCGGCTCAACGAGATCCGCGACGAACTCCACTTCCAGCAGAGTGGTGAAGTGGATACGGCCACGGTCCAGAAGATCGGCAAGCTGCTGGGTGTGAAGTACGTGATGACCGGCAAGGTCACCCGCTTCGCCTACAAGGAAGGTGGCTTCAGTTCCGGCTGGGGCGTGGGCGCCCTGGTCAGCAAGGTCACGGGCGATGGCATGGCCGGTGCCGTGGCGGGCAGCGTGAACATCAAGAAGGCCTCCTTCACCGGGCGCCTCGACATTCGCCTCATCGAAGTGGAAACCGGCGAAGTGCTGGGTGCCTGGAAGGATGAGGACAAGGTGGACAACACCTCTGTGAAGGTTGCGGGCACCGGCGGCGATGTCCAGTACGACGAAGAGCTCGTGAACAAGGTGTTCGAGCCCATCGTGGCGCGCATCACTCCCAAATTGCTTCGGGCCACGGTTTCGGCCAACGAGGACGAATAGCCTTCCATGCCTTCTGCGTAAAGGGCCCTGCGGGGCCCTTTCTTTTGGGCTAGGGGAACCAGCGATTCACAGCGGCGTTGATGGTCTTCGTGTAGTCCGATCCGAGGACATCGGCGCAGTGGAGGTGCCATGTGGACACTTCCACCACCTGGCCATTTTGAAATTGGGCCGCCACGGCTCGTTGCACCGCGGGAGGTGCCAGACGGTCCTGGGTGGCCAGGAAGCAGAGGCTGGGGGTGCCCAATCGCAGGGAGCCGAGTCGCTGGATCAGGTCCGTGTCCTCGGGCCGGTACCGCCCCATGCGCCCGGCCGCGAGGGCTGCGGTGGCGCCGATGGGCGGGGCCAGC
This sequence is a window from Geothrix sp. PMB-07. Protein-coding genes within it:
- a CDS encoding HU family DNA-binding protein, with product MEAMETLTKADLSRHLMERLELGKKDADLLVNTFLEAIIESLKTGEGVELRGFGSFRLRDRRARQGRNPRSGESIQVPPKRVVYFKLGKELRSKLIDD
- a CDS encoding leucyl aminopeptidase translates to MPSVDISSQTGKDFAGDALIVPVFSGRERHRLPLAISKVARQVMDEEDFKADYLEVVPLHHPNGVKESRWMVLVGLGDEEKVTLNKIRKAVGTAGRFCLKKKWKKIGVLSPSTSNLDHDAVQVAVTEGALLGNYDFVAFKGGKPEAKQFTSIDIFTNGDDTRKARRKLPIVEAGVAACHRVRDLANTPAGDLYPEVFAETAVKLAKQHKLHCEVLDVPALEKGGFRSVLAVGQGSARPPRVVKLEYKPKEKPKKHVVLVGKGVCFDSGGLSLKDASGMETMKDDMTGAAIVLATLVACAQLEVPVQVTGLLGLVENMPSGSSYKPGDVLRSRSGKTIEVLNTDAEGRLVLADLLHYASEMGADHVVDLATLTGAALVAMGDGVSAVMGTDQKLVDRLLDAGGSVGEYLWQLPLVEEYADQLKSPLADLKNITGIRWGGTITAGLFLREFVDHASWAHIDLSGSWSGKERDYRTHGGSGEGPRFLLEWLMD
- a CDS encoding CsgG/HfaB family protein, which translates into the protein MRLSKLFVSLMAVVALAAPAFAQKKLSKEEKAKLPRIAILEFKAAPDAWHGWHHGGWGNQMSTISNQLRDLFTTEIVEKGKNKIRVVERERLNEIRDELHFQQSGEVDTATVQKIGKLLGVKYVMTGKVTRFAYKEGGFSSGWGVGALVSKVTGDGMAGAVAGSVNIKKASFTGRLDIRLIEVETGEVLGAWKDEDKVDNTSVKVAGTGGDVQYDEELVNKVFEPIVARITPKLLRATVSANEDE